The DNA sequence ATGCTCAATAAGGTTATATTAACCCAATTAACTCAAATTTACAGTCAAAAGCAGAAACACTGTGAAATCTtttccattaatatatttaaaaaaaaaaaaaaagaaaatattcctGTTATGGccaagctgatttttcagcagtcattactccagtcttcagtgtcacatgctCATGGTAAATTTTGTGCTTAACAACcactgcttattattattattattattattattattattatgttgaaaacaaatttcagtgtttctttaaaatctttttagagAACGTGAGGTGGGGGGCCTTGCTCCTATTCAACAACCAATTGAAAGAAGcgctaaaaaaaatgtcaacgCACCAATCATGACAGGAGTTCCTTCAGTCTGAAAGTGGCTGGCCAGCTCTCTGCCCTTGGTTGCCAGCTCTGATCCTTGACTTTAGCAGAAAGACAATCATCATAAAACTGTTACCActctaaacaaaaaacataaataagcaCACTTTCTATACCTGACAAACATGATCTTTGAGGTGACCCCCAGCAGCTGGTTAAGGACAGCCTGGACTTCGATAGAGCCAATCCACTGACGTGAACCCACAAATCGTGGCTCTTTATCACCAACATCCACAAgagcctgaaaaaaaacaaatgttcctTTTAAATACATACGACAAAAAGCACATCCCACTGAGTGACCGTTCTGTTTACCTGCTGGATTTGCGTGTGTGTGGGCACAGCTGTCTCCACATATCCTTGCTGCTGAAACCAGGAGCAGATAGTCTGAAGGGAACGATAAGCACATCCCCAGCCATCATCATCCACACGATCCTGCATGTAGTGATGATAACTGTACACACCCTGCACCAGATACagctacagagagagaaaacaaaacaaagagtgATAATGTGTGTAAAGTGAAAAGTAAAATAGCTTTTACTTTTAGATTTTGCTCTTTAATAAGTGCCCATGAACATATTAAAGCACCCATAAAATGGGTAGTTCGCCCGTGAATGAAAATGTtgccatcatttgctcaccGACCATGTAATTCTCTTTGGCGTTTGTCATCAGTAAAAAGTCTTAATGAAGTAAAATGAGTCATTGAGAATATCTGATCTAAACTatcaaaataactttaaaaggttttgatcatcatttaaaaaagttatggAACATTTAAGATGTATACTGGCTTATTTTTTGCTGCCACCTTAGAAAAGAacagtgtgaaatattatccttttgtgttccataaataaaaaaatagttttgtgacAACCAAATTTCCTTTGGAGGTAAACTATTCCATTAAAGCACATGGTCTCACCATAGCATCCTCAATGTTGGGTGGGTTCAGGTGTATGTGAGGATTGCGGAGGTAACCGTCTTTGTAGGGTGCATCGGGGAAATGAAAGGCATTGGCACGTCTCAGGTATGGCCTGTCACTTGGCAACTTAAACCTCCTGTGGAGATCCTATACACAAAGGAAGTTAACTTGGTTTAGAGAGCCCTCTTGTGAGTCACTAATAAAGAGCAATTCTTAAGATTAAAATATTGCTCTAAAGTTATAGACAGGTCCAGGCCTCTTATGcccaccaaggctgcatttagatttaattaaaatacagcataaacagtaataatgtgaaaaagtattacaatttgtttttttaggaaagtttagaatgtaatttattcctatgatggcaaagctgaattttcagcaaccatGACTTCAGTGTCATATGGTGATTTGGTACTCAAGAAACATATACTATTAGGActactagtagtagtagtattagtagtagtatcaTATACGCTGAAAACAgctattgtattattgtatgtaatttatttatatatttttactacacacttattaaataaaaacaaatatatatatatatatatatatatatatatatatatatatatatatatatatatatatatatatatatatatttattataattttttctttatttattcttacTAAACCTATAACCGGTAGCGCATCTGCTCATGTCCTACCTCTCTGGTGGCCTGTAGCTGGCTGTCTGATACTCCAGCAGGGTAAATTACAGTAGTGAATCCAGCTGGTTCAGGCAGTTTAAAGTGAAATGGCCGTGGCACCAGGAAAGAGGAGCCCTTCCTGTATTGTAGAACCACCTCTTCCATGTCTGATAACTGCTTATTTAATGCCTCCACCAGCCCTGTACACGCACTGAACAATCACACAAACACGGCAACAATGAactctgaaattaaaattatagtAGTAACAACACTTCTTCACAAACTGTATGATTTAATAGAACCTaagcgcatatatatatatatatatatatatatatatatatatatatatatatatatatatatatatatatatatatatatcactcaCGTTGCCAGACTCTCATCAGTGGTCACAGAAAGAACACAGTCTAAAGGCAGTGGCATCTTCACACAATGCTGCTGTGTGCTCACTTGGATCAGACTAGGACCTTCATTCCCAGCAGGTTCTGTGACCTCAAACAACAGCTTCATATTCACTACAGTCTAGATAAAGACAGACAGCAGAGAGTTACGATTACAATGATGCTTAACGGTTACCACCTTCCAAATAATCTAGATAAAGACTCTCACAGGTCCTGATGTtttcttatctttcttttttgatgACTTTTTGCTCCCACTATCACTTGACCTGTGAACAGCAGCAAGCATTATAATTTGTTAAACTCCTTGCTGTGGATACTGCACAATATTCTACATTTgccacacacaaatattaaaaacatgaaacgcATAAGAATACATACTCCAAATACTGCAGAATCTCTCCACATGATGATGCTTCTGTCAAACTTTCCACGTTTGACTGGAAACCAGCGCTAGGCCATATCAATAATGGACTATTACAGACAGTTAAAACAATACTTTGTGATGATACTTTGGATCGGAGACCCTGGAAACTTTTTGATATTGTGCCCTGACTTTGTGCACCTGCAAAGAGGGAAGACAGAGACTATTATCCCCTTCATAACTAGCGTGTATGTATATGATATTCATAAGAAAAAGTTGATTGGTTGAAGTTCTACAAATCAAGCTAATTCTTTTAGAATTTTAGTTTTACCATTAGGACTGTCAAGCTGGCAAGCAAACTCCAAGATTCCTCTCAATCGGAATATAATGTCGCACTCTTCTGAATGAACCTGGGGAAATCAAAACACACATGATTACCTCTATACgattaaagtaattaaacttAAAGTTCGTTACAGCAAGCAACACTCCCTGAAGCACAAGCTGACAAAAAGCTAGTTCATACTATATTAACATTGCATGCAACTACGGTTTGACGAAAAATGCGTTCCGTTTTCAACAACAGTTGGTTTGAAACTAGCTTATTACCATTTTAATTCCCTCGATCAATGATCAAATTCACCAGAAGGCTGACATCTTTGATGACGCATCATAACACGCCCTCTTCTTCCTCGAGGAAGTTGACTCCGTTTCACAGGAAAAGCAGTCTCTTACTGCCCCCTGCTGACCTATATGTGACCGCTCAACGTGGAAATGATCCAAAGATGACAATAGCAGAAATATGCTGAAGCACTACTTTGCCCTTTTAGAAATTAATTGTAAAGAAAGTacagaattaatgtttttttttttcagaagcaatttatttgtttttaaacttcaGTAAATGAAACAGTTGTGGGAGACAGAGAAGTGTCAAAAACAGTTATGAAACCATGAcgataacatttaatttttaatgacagaatattgtTAATGAGCTTTTTAAcatatcatattattttttagaaggaataataacacaaacaaaaacaccaacaacaaaTGAATACCATTTCACCACTTCATTCTTACTCTCTTACTggctattatttaaaagttaacattttctgtttcagtaACATTCCCTGATATTTATTCCTCATTCTTCATGGCTCTAAGTCTTCAAATTGAACCGTTGTCTGCTATGTTGTGTCTTCTCCTATTCAAAATAAAGTCAACTCGTAAGTAGTAAtcaaaatgttcattaatgtCAATGTTTGTTTGAACTAGTCTTACCTGGATGCTGAGCTGGTGGGCTTTACCGTGGTGAACCGTAAAGGGCTCTCAGGGGTTTCCCTGAGACCGGCagctttgttgttttctttcagctGCACTGAGATGATGTTAGTAAGGCTGATATATTCCTTATGAAGCCTCTTTACTTCCTGCCGCAGGAGATTCCTCTCAGTCTGCACAGTGAGCAGGCAGCTCTCTAGTACGTCCAGCTCCTCCTGAACTCTCTCTGCTCTACTTTCAGCATCTTTTATGACTTGACCGCTGCGGTCCAGTCTCTCTCTTAGAGCCTGATTTTCCTGTTGTAGCTGAGTTAGGATCTTCCTCTCTTCGGTTATTTCTGAATCCTGTTTCGTTCCATGAGACTTCCGGACTGGTTCTGTTAAGTTGCTTaccctctctgtttctcttaCTTGTTTCTTCTCCTGACTCTGCACATCTTCAGACTGAGGTCTGTTCTGCTTCAAGACCTCCGTTATTCTTTGCCTCATTTGCTGGTTTTTAATCagaagttgtttattttttgtatccAGGtccttgtttatgtttttaaaccCTTTAAACCTCTTCACAAATTTCTGCAGCTCTGTTTTGCATTCTCTTGAGTAGGTCTCCATCTTTTCGAGCTTCTTCTTAACCTCTAGGTTTTCCTTCTCTAATCGTGTGCACTTTTCTAAATATGCCTCAAACGGGCACTTACGGCTGGGTTTAGCACAGCCTGCTTCTTGTTCTTTCTTCTTCAAACTATCATCCTCAAGACACACAGCGCCTTTAAAGTTTGTGGCTGCTTGAGACTTGCTGTCCATGGCATGGTCTCCTCCTGCAGGGTTAGAATTTAACCCACATTGTGAACTACCATCTGAAAATATGGACTTCTGCATGATAACCTTGGCTTCGAGAGTTCTGCTGTGTGTTCTTTAGCATATCAATGTAGAGCTATTTGCTTTCTCCTTCACCCTGTTCACTGATACAAGAAAACTTATTTCCTTTTGTGTCTGATTCCTGAAAAGGATAAACTCATTTACCTCAGTTTCAACTCCTTTTAATTActagaaaaaacaataaatatcacATCAACTTATCTACCCATAACGCTATTAGTTAATAAccaagtttatattttataactatatataaaaaacgaATAATATTAACCGAGCAGGAGTACACATTTATAATCTATTACCTaggctaattattatttacGTAACGTTAGCTAACATTGATGCTAGCTCACATTTTTAGGCTAAAACATTTATCaccaaataatttgtaatattcgTCTCATTAGGTTCTCCTGATTGTATTTGTGggtgaaaaaatacattaccgTACACTTTAATAATTCGCTTCGACTCGCTACATTAATTTCAGTGTTTCTATGGTAACCTGCGAGTCTCCCCGTGCGGTTCACCTCAGAAGCCTCAAATCGCCTTGtgaccttttgtttttaattatttatatattttaggcaTTAGAAGATATTAGCCTcgtcatattttttttgttttgtttttgtaacctCTATGTCCAAGTTGCCTGTAAGACGCAACAATGAATAAGTGAACAAAAGTGAAGGGCATGATTGAGATAACTGTGATGTAAGGAGAAAACAtattaacataacatataaaacaaaaaaatattatttgttggTACTGATGATACATATATTTGTCTATACCAAGGCAGGACACTACATTGCTCCAGGTGGCAGTAAAATGCCGTTCTTTACAAGTGatgacagataaaaaaaaaaaggaattcagaaattaaattattaaattagccTACTTGTAACACTTGACATGTAGCCTGTTGAAtcagtatttcttttttactcAGAAGTACCTAATAAGAGATATTATGAGTcctcaaaaacaaaacctttattcaTACAAACATACTTCAGTCAACGCATCCTATTCCTATAAAGTAAGTGCAACATACTGCATCCCAGCACACAACACAACAATGCACTATCCATAAATGTGTCTCTCTGTATCTGGTTGACATGATTGTGCATCTGTGGTAAAGCTTAATGCCTGTGATTAAAACAAGATGTACATGCATTGAATAGATGACTTGTAGTTTGTGCcctcatatattaaaaaaaaaaaaaaacaacaacgagaAGGTCAAAGGTCTGGACTCTCAGGAGGTTTTGCCCTGGCATGAACGTGGGTTTCACAGTAAAGCTCATCGTCTATAAAGTAGTATCCTTTCTGCTTTAGGTTTTCTTCACAGTcagcacacacaaaacagtccGGATGACGAAACTTATCCTGAACCTTCACAACCGTCCCACTGAGAAAAcagacatacaaaataaaaatcagagaTGGCCATAGATATACATGTAACATTCTTAATTCCTGAATATAAATGAACTTCAAGTAGCCTGACTTACATTATGCCGTTACCACACTTATCACACATTGGTAGCTTGTGCAAGTTCCCTGCAGGAGCAGATGACTTGGTTGTAGGGGCATGGACTTTCCTTGTCACTAATGGACGTGTACCTGCCAATCAAAAAGATCTGAATCCTAGTAGTagtcatgtttacattttataacctgaatgaatgaatccaaTCCAGTAGATTTTGGAAGTAGGCTACTGCTTAATGTAGGTATATGTGTATTTAGAGGAAACATGTCAACTGGCATTTTTCTCTTAATGAGCCCTAAAATAggccagaattttttttaaagaaaatatttcatttaatatgtccatttaatgtattatatgaaATACAATATTGAACAATAATGCAATATTGATGCTGCAAATCATCGTTACATCTAACATAGTGTTCTTGAAagtaaaatgtgtatatgtatgtgagTAGTATGTTCTCACTCTGCTGTTGTGTGTAGTATTTTGTATAAGGTAAAAAAATGcagtagtaaataaaataaatattactgtaaatattaatgttttacaaaaaaaatactgtttcaagttttctatttaaaacggctcatttaattgaatatatttaaattcatgtgtTGAAACTTGCcatttctagcaattatttttaaatttaataaagcaattgATGAGcaaaaattgtttcaaaatgaATCCTACCCTGGTTTATCAGTGTAGTTTACATCCAAGCGTGCATATTATTGCTATctcttaatgtgtgtttgtcatACCCTCACTGTCGATAAAGCTCTGTAATGCTTTAAAGGATCCAGACTGTCGCGGTTCATGGGGTTCATCCTCCTCTTGATCTCTCTGCAGCATCCGATATACTTCGGACTCCTCTATATTGTTAAGTTTCTTGGGACTTCACACACataatttcaatgtaaaaatcacactgaatgttatatttcaataaacaataataatcgATCAGTGATTCTTTATTAGCTCAGAGCTATACTGACAATACAAAAAACCTGTGTTCTGATCATTAACTGATTTGAGTTCTGCATGAAGGTTCACGTATGAAGTGTTGAACATTCACCTTCCTGGTTTGCTATGAATGAGGCCCTTGAGTTGCCCTTGTAAGGCATCCTGGATATTGCCTGAAGAGTAAAGGCCAATAGGGGAGTTGTAGGTTGGGCTCACCACCTGACGTGTTTCATCGATGTTGGCTGCGGCCACAAAGGGGGAAGCCTTTCGATTATGGCCTGTTCCTATTGGTCTGTACTCCTGTAAAGCAACATTACAATGATTAGATCATATCAAACCAGATACAGAACATCATTGTTTggaatacaaagaaaaatactTGTCTTTCTGCCTCTAGATTAATATGAAAAGGATGGCTTTTGTTTTGGTCAGTGACATTTGGTGACCACAGCTTGGTCTCTggtctgcaaaaaaaatcagttttaagtATTCATTGCTTTTCCAGACCTTTGGTCTGTTTGCAATTATTCAAATACATTCATACTATTTTATGTGTGCAAACTTAGCACATTCATATGGACCTAaaggtgacctctgacctctctaCAGTAAGCGTGAGCTGAAAGGTGGCATCCTTGATTAGATTCTGTGCCTCAGAGTGCATCATGTTTTCTGCAGAAACTCCATCTATTGCTAAGATGATGTCTCCAGGAGAGAGGTTGACTCTGGAGGCTTTACTTCCTGGTGATATCTGAAAACACAAAACGGTAGACAGCATAAGCAAGAATGGAATGGTTAATatacaaaaagatttttaaaaggtttttttaaaactatttttagcaagtaaaaggctttttaaaaattgtgatatttcaGGATGGACACTTATTGAAGCAGCTTAGGTTTATTTGATTATCTTATTATCATCAAgagaaatttatattttggttttaggagttcccaacaacaggttgacatgcacgtaaggttaaaaaacacttgaatttgcattttaatttagacCAGCTGCACGTGCAACAAGTGGGCGGGtagtatgctaatgtttcacgttGATGTCAACATTAAATGGCTTGGGACTAAAAATGCTGAAAGTTTTGGATATAGGGTATGTTAGAATTTTATAGGAAAAAGCCTTACATCCATAAAACGTCCCCACATagagacctgtgtgtgtgtgtgtgtgtgtaagtccTTGTCACTGGTATGTGCACCCATGTAAACTACTCTCCACAGTAAACATGCTGGGGAAAATAACAGTCTCCAGAGAAGCTCTGGAGTCCTGCTGTTATCAGCGCTCAGAAAGAAGCACCGGAGAGGAATTATATGAAACTGCATATGCACTGCATTATTTGACTTGCATTACATGAGCAGAATGGCATGTACAATGCTATAAGGACCAAATGTAAAGGTGCATCCATCACATCGCTATATATCATAAGGCATTCTGGGTGCAGTGGGGTCTGTCTGTGGAACTGCACTGGTTTGGAAACGGATCAGATCCTGACTACCACAGTAAATACGCTCTTTATCAGCAAGCAGAAAGAAGGATCAAGAACCTCAATATGTTTCTTCTAGTCTCTTATCCATTCATCCCAGATGTACTTTTAGTACAGCAGAGTggctttctttttaatttgatttttaaaagcatgagTGCTTTTATACTTCATATGTTCAGAACTCAAATATAGTGCACTAGAAGTAGCGCTTCACTAACAGACCAGAAcacaaacactttttcacaTTGCAAAACGAAGCAACAAAACAGTTGTCTcaacatccttaaaacaagatCAGTCTAGTTCAGAAGTACAACTGCATAACATATCAAGcctgttttaagcataaatcaAACATCCATGAGAATCCAAATGACCTCCATTTTTTAATTCCACACTGTTCATTGTTATTTCTGAGGCCTACAGATTTTATTCTTAAATTTTGAGTTCAGTCCAACAACCTGCTGTTGGTAAAACAGGAGCGTTTTCCCAAcactttgattaataaagtcCAGGTTACAGTTCTAgctgtaagtaaaaaaaactccCAAGGCCCAGAGACAGAAGACAGGAGTGTGTTTGACCAAAAATGGCTGCACAATGTTGAGATTAAGTAACAGTGTCATGCTGAACCGCAGAGTGAGCAGAGAATGTTCAGAGTGTGAAATCTCATTAAAGCAAAGTAGAAATCCAAAACTGGAGTTGCACAAAGAACAAAGGCATAAAACCTCTGTGCTAACAGATCAGAACAATAACTTCATTGTGTATTTCAGTGCTAGACTTTTGATCATGTAATAGGTTGTAACCCCTTTAACACAGTAAAGGTTATCTAAGTAATCCCTTTTTTTGAAGGCACGTTTAGATCATTTTGTGAAGATTCAATTTTCATTACATCAtgcaaagcttttttaaaaggGTTTTTTCTACGACTGTTTGGCAAAAGCCTCAGCCTCAGTTTGGATAAGAATAATCAGCATATtcctaaaaacaacaacagcaattaacaacaacaaagtcAGTCTGTGCTCTTTTGGATTATCTCTGACATCTGTTTAGACGTAGAATACACAAATCCACTGCCACAACAGGTGTGAGGATCCAAATGTTAGTTCCAGTGTCAATGATTCATCAACAATTTTAGCTACACACATAAATAGAGCATGAGGATAGCCGTTGTTCTCCCCCATAAAACATTCTCTTTTCTAATGGGTGACACACTGCAATCCTCAATTCATGCCAGATTTTGTTGCATAcaattatgttgtttattttcctttacACACCCGTGTTTTATggattttattcattctttatcagtattatttattgtgaGGCACTgtgaaatgtcttttatttttacattcatatatcattataattaaattatcattaaatttaTCATCATacaatttgacatttattattttattttattttttcagatttgcGTAAcgtaaacacacaaataatgagaaaaaggATTCATATAGACCAATGCACTTCCTAAAACAGATCAGTGATTCAACAGTCATGGCTGTctatttaagtgtatttttcaTATGTGTATTAGTGATGTAAGATGCTATTTCTGTAAATGAGTCAGATGCCCTTGCGGACATGTGAAAGAAAGTTCTTTACGATACACTGTTTTTCAGTAAACTAGCAAATCTCCACACTCACTTTGGCGACGGTCAGGGGTTGGCTGAAGTCCCGTCCTCCAATAAGTCGAAATCCCCACGGTGCGGGTCCATCCAGAACAACAGAGAATGGCATATCcacagcaggtgtgtgtgtgtgtgtgtgtgtgtgtttctctaaTGTGATGGAGAGTTCAGCTTTGAAATCCTTTAGAGGAGAGGGAAGACCACTCCTCCAGAGTCAGGGctatctctctctgtatctttctctctcactcttttttttctttttcaaaaggcTCTCCCCTCTCTGCCTGTTCATCATCTGCCTCTCCTCCCATCCACTAAATTCTCATTTTACTCTCAACACTTTCTCTCTATTTACATCTTAATCTGTCTTATCACATCACCAATCTTAACCACTTCAATTTGATATGAGAATGATAGCCtacattaaagtgcccctattatgggtttttGAGCCATTGAACAAATagggtaaaaaaaagtgttttttgaccttgcatgcatgtcaacctgttgtttgggactcccaaaaccaaaatatgaacctttcataacccataataggggcactttaatgtcAGCATGCCAAGCCTTCTTTACACCTTTTCCTAGTTTAAATGAAGAttgcacaaaacaaatgaattgtCCAGAATGCATAAAGCAAAACTGCTCTTTTCCATCCAAAAAGTTGGCAAAAGTCTGAAATCTatgaaaattaaagaaaaataacaacaataataatattgtgcTATAAGTAAACAATACTAATGATGCTACCACTACTTTTACTGCTactattaacaaaaatatgtttagagTGAGAAAGATTTTGGCATATTTTGgacaaaacaagagtggtaactATTACTTCTAGGGTGTTCATTTCTTGGACCAACCTTTTGGTCTTCTGATCATTTTGGATCAATTCCACATTTGCTGACCACTTATTGCTTTCTCAATCTAAGCTCTTTACCTTTCCCCTGCAATCTGAACAATGACAACACTAGAAAAAAGTGGGTCTAAAAAAAGTGACATCCTAGCTGTTTAAGattcaaaaatgaccatgaaCAGCCAATGTGTGGCATTTTTGCCTAGGTTACGAGGGTTAAGCATTAGTTCAAGGTTCCCTGATATAAGAATGACTCATCTTCGATCAGAGCTACAAAGACACATAGAGCTGCCAGAGATGTCTGCTCTGGTCCTCATGGCTGCTTGTATGGGCCTGCCGAGAGGACTCGCTGCTTCTGCCCTTATTTGGTGAGTCAACAAAGTGCAGGCTTGTGAAGTCTCACAGCCACATTCTTCTTTTACCAATCTGGATCTTACTGTACACATTTAGCTAAGAAGAACCCTGTTCagtttctctcatttttatATCTTCTCCATTCATGtggcatgattttacttttcGATCTGTAAGGTAATTATAAACTCAAGGCAGCAGGCATGGATCCAAATGTAAACTCTTTTCTCAGACACATACAGTTGGGCTTCCTTCCCCTTTCATCTTATCTGGTCCATTCCTACATCTTTTGATTCAAGttcactataaaaataaataaccattcTCTATTAAAATACTCGTATATTCAGCTTTAACAACAGTGTAACAATGTAACCCCAAAGACAATTCCAGAAATCAGATTTCAACAGGCCTGATTGGTTTATTCCATAAAAGGTTTTCAGGGATATGGCCAAACAGAATAAAAGTCACTGAAAGTAAATCAGATCATTTTCCCCCATAGTTAAACTAAAAGTTTACTGTGTGTGTTAGTTCACAGAAACAAATACTTTTGTAATTCAgtgacagtatttttttttctatttcgaataaatgctgatatttTGAACCTTCGATTCATAAAGGTTCCTGAAAAAATATATCActatttccataaaaatattaagcagcataaaaataattataggtGATTTTCtcatgatcatgtgacaccaaaTGCTGAA is a window from the Puntigrus tetrazona isolate hp1 chromosome 1, ASM1883169v1, whole genome shotgun sequence genome containing:
- the ufsp2 gene encoding ufm1-specific protease 2, giving the protein MVHSEECDIIFRLRGILEFACQLDSPNGAQSQGTISKSFQGLRSKVSSQSIVLTVCNSPLLIWPSAGFQSNVESLTEASSCGEILQYLESSDSGSKKSSKKKDKKTSGPTVVNMKLLFEVTEPAGNEGPSLIQVSTQQHCVKMPLPLDCVLSVTTDESLATACTGLVEALNKQLSDMEEVVLQYRKGSSFLVPRPFHFKLPEPAGFTTVIYPAGVSDSQLQATREDLHRRFKLPSDRPYLRRANAFHFPDAPYKDGYLRNPHIHLNPPNIEDAMLYLVQGVYSYHHYMQDRVDDDGWGCAYRSLQTICSWFQQQGYVETAVPTHTQIQQALVDVGDKEPRFVGSRQWIGSIEVQAVLNQLLGVTSKIMFVSQGSELATKGRELASHFQTEGTPVMIGGGVLAHTILGVAWSENSGQIRFLILDPHYTGGEDLQTITDKGWCGWKGPEFWDQNAYYNLCLPQRPKTI
- the si:dkey-256e7.8 gene encoding myosin heavy chain, cardiac muscle isoform; amino-acid sequence: MDSKSQAATNFKGAVCLEDDSLKKKEQEAGCAKPSRKCPFEAYLEKCTRLEKENLEVKKKLEKMETYSRECKTELQKFVKRFKGFKNINKDLDTKNKQLLIKNQQMRQRITEVLKQNRPQSEDVQSQEKKQVRETERVSNLTEPVRKSHGTKQDSEITEERKILTQLQQENQALRERLDRSGQVIKDAESRAERVQEELDVLESCLLTVQTERNLLRQEVKRLHKEYISLTNIISVQLKENNKAAGLRETPESPLRFTTVKPTSSASR
- the pdlim3a gene encoding PDZ and LIM domain protein 3a, with the protein product MPFSVVLDGPAPWGFRLIGGRDFSQPLTVAKISPGSKASRVNLSPGDIILAIDGVSAENMMHSEAQNLIKDATFQLTLTVERPETKLWSPNVTDQNKSHPFHINLEAERQEYRPIGTGHNRKASPFVAAANIDETRQVVSPTYNSPIGLYSSGNIQDALQGQLKGLIHSKPGSPKKLNNIEESEVYRMLQRDQEEDEPHEPRQSGSFKALQSFIDSEGTRPLVTRKVHAPTTKSSAPAGNLHKLPMCDKCGNGIIGTVVKVQDKFRHPDCFVCADCEENLKQKGYYFIDDELYCETHVHARAKPPESPDL